A single region of the Lotus japonicus ecotype B-129 chromosome 4, LjGifu_v1.2 genome encodes:
- the LOC130715464 gene encoding uncharacterized protein LOC130715464 yields MKEWRKKFVAASSLEVSNAPATVHASIGESVSADPNVIVPNVIHEISVESVSVPNVEPHVETLVETTSDVNMEPSARNPNPIVDTSELDLQIHQSALGSEPSTVCKKSVIESVHELLSFWS; encoded by the coding sequence atgaaggaatggaggaagaaatttgttgctgcaagttctcttgaagtctcaaatgcaccagcaactgttcatgcaagcataggtgAATCTGTAAGTGCAGATCCTAATGTTATTGTGCCTAATGTGATTCATGAGATATCAGTTGAATCTGTTTCTGTTCCCAATGTTGAACCTCATGTTGAGACATTAGTTGAGACTACTTCAGATGTGAATATGGAACCCTCTGCTAGAAATCCAAACCCCATTGTTGACACATCTGAACTTGATCTCCAAATCCATCAATCTGCCTTGGGTTCTGAACCATCTACCGTTTGTAAGAAGTCAGTTATTGAAAGTGTTCATGAATTGTTGTCATTCTGGTCTTAG
- the LOC130712465 gene encoding probable WRKY transcription factor 27, producing MKTVRHVTTDKITADMWEWRKYGQKPIKGSPSYYKCNNMKKCDAKKQVERSRTDPSMFIVTYIGDHDHEKPLLRNMLCKTSRVKPLTTHLPNTSQTKAPTNPGSVSLSGIPPMLVSDLLENGDKTVNHSELEGPDMEIEPKSVSDDDDDILIPISDLLENGDKMVNHGEAEGPNSKIEAKSVSDDGDDTLVPISYLLEDDDKMVNHGEPEGPDLEIGPKSLSDEDDDILIPNFAAMSNIFEMGYQSFDGGVTHMGELDPNCTRWLI from the exons ATGAAAACAGTTCGGCATGTGACCACTGACAAAATAACAGCTGACATGTGGGAATGGAGAAAATATGGACAAAAACCCATCAAAGGTTCTCC GAGTTATTACAAATGCAACAACATGAAAAAATGTGACGCGAAAAAGCAAGTAGAACGAAGCAGAACGGACCCGAGCATGTTTATTGTGACATACATCGGAGATCATGATCATGAGAAACCGCTTCTTCGGAACATGCTTTGCAAAACCTCAAGGGTCAAGCCATTAACGACCCATTTACCTAACACCTCGCAAACCAAGGCACCCACCAACCCTGGGAGCGTTAGTTTATCGGGTATTCCTCCCATGCTGGTGTCAGATCTGCTAGAGAATGGTGACAAAACAGTTAACCATAGCGAACTTGAAGGCCCTGACATGGAAATAGAACCTAAATCAGTCtccgatgatgatgatgacattcTAATACCTATATCAGATCTGCTGGAGAATGGTGACAAAATGGTTAACCATGGAGAAGCCGAAGGCCCTAACTCGAAAATAGAAGCTAAATCAGTCTCCGACGATGGTGATGACACTCTAGTACCCATATCATATCTGCTGGAGGACGATGACAAAATGGTTAACCATGGAGAACCCGAAGGCCCTGACCTGGAAATAGGACCTAAATCACTCTCCGATGAGGATGATGACATACTAATACCTAACTTTGCTGCCATGTCAAACATCTTCGAAATGGGATATCAATCTTTTGATGGTGGAGTCACTCACATGGGCGAGTTAGATCCTAATTGCACGCGGTGGTTGATCTAA